The proteins below come from a single Burkholderia humptydooensis genomic window:
- a CDS encoding ABC transporter ATP-binding protein has product MKLDSVPITLTRCAKTFHGARVLEPLDLAIRAGETLVLLGPSGCGKTTTLRLIAGLDVPDAGGAIAFGADDVTALPIEKRGVGMVFQNYALFPNLSVRGNVGYGLRIRRTEPRVLRERVDELLAMMRLAAHADKPVDALSGGQRQRVALARALAARPRVLLLDEPLTALDAQLRDALRREMNALLRALGVTTVYVTHDQAEAMELGDRIVVMSAGKIEQIGTPRDVYYRPASRTVARFIGTLNRLEGVWRDGALVTTGGALAVASPANELFFRPEDARLVDPSDAPLRGAVANCAFLGERTRVTIEHAAPDALVIDVPGRVDLARGTAVGVAIAAEGLLALA; this is encoded by the coding sequence ATGAAACTCGACTCCGTACCGATCACCCTGACCCGTTGCGCGAAGACCTTCCACGGCGCGCGAGTGCTGGAGCCGCTCGATCTCGCGATCCGCGCGGGCGAGACGCTCGTGCTGCTCGGCCCGTCCGGCTGCGGCAAGACGACGACGCTGCGCCTGATCGCCGGGCTCGACGTGCCCGATGCGGGCGGCGCGATCGCGTTCGGCGCCGACGACGTGACCGCGCTGCCGATCGAAAAGCGCGGCGTCGGCATGGTGTTCCAGAACTACGCGCTGTTTCCGAACCTGTCGGTGCGCGGCAATGTCGGCTATGGGCTGCGGATCCGCCGCACCGAGCCGCGCGTGCTGCGCGAGCGCGTCGACGAGTTGCTCGCGATGATGCGGCTCGCCGCGCACGCGGACAAGCCGGTCGACGCACTGTCGGGCGGCCAGCGCCAACGCGTGGCGCTTGCGCGCGCGCTCGCGGCGCGCCCGCGCGTGCTGCTGCTCGACGAGCCGCTGACCGCGCTCGACGCGCAGTTGCGCGACGCGCTGCGCCGCGAGATGAACGCGCTCTTGCGCGCGCTCGGCGTGACGACGGTCTACGTGACGCACGACCAGGCCGAGGCGATGGAGCTCGGCGACCGGATCGTCGTGATGAGCGCGGGGAAGATCGAGCAGATCGGCACGCCGCGCGACGTCTACTATCGGCCGGCGTCCCGCACGGTCGCGCGCTTCATCGGCACGCTGAACCGGCTCGAAGGCGTGTGGCGCGACGGCGCGCTCGTGACGACGGGCGGCGCGCTCGCCGTCGCGTCGCCGGCAAACGAGCTATTCTTTCGACCGGAGGACGCGCGCCTCGTCGATCCGTCGGATGCGCCGCTGCGCGGGGCGGTCGCGAACTGCGCGTTCCTCGGCGAGCGCACGCGCGTGACGATCGAGCACGCGGCGCCCGACGCGCTCGTCATCGACGTGCCGGGCCGCGTCGATCTCGCGCGCGGCACCGCGGTCGGCGTCGCGATCGCGGCCGAGGGGCTCCTCGCGCTCGCGTGA
- a CDS encoding COG4705 family protein, which yields MLNKVPEVTLAFWVVKIMSTTVGETGADYLAVHVGLGAAVTGALMAGLLVCALALQLRARAYVPWIYWLNIVLVSIVGTQITDALTDGLGVSLYVSTPLFAAALAATFALWYRSERTLSIHTIVTPRREAFYWAAILLTFALGTAAGDLATEALGLGFRLGIVAFGGAIALVAAAALGGMNRVLAFWLAYILTRPLGASLGDFLSQAQAYGGLGLGTIRTSAVFLAVIVGLVAGLSVVAARAGRPGAPARGR from the coding sequence ATGCTCAACAAAGTCCCGGAAGTCACGCTCGCGTTCTGGGTCGTCAAGATCATGTCGACGACGGTCGGGGAGACCGGCGCCGACTATCTCGCCGTCCACGTCGGGCTCGGCGCGGCCGTCACGGGCGCGCTGATGGCCGGCCTGCTGGTGTGCGCGCTCGCGCTGCAATTGCGCGCGCGTGCGTATGTGCCCTGGATCTACTGGCTGAACATCGTCCTCGTCAGCATCGTCGGCACGCAGATCACCGATGCGCTGACCGACGGCCTCGGCGTCAGCCTCTACGTCAGCACGCCGCTCTTTGCCGCCGCGCTCGCGGCGACGTTCGCGCTCTGGTATCGCAGCGAGCGGACGCTGTCGATCCACACGATCGTCACGCCGCGCCGCGAGGCGTTCTACTGGGCCGCGATCCTGTTGACGTTCGCGCTCGGCACGGCGGCGGGCGATCTCGCGACCGAGGCGCTCGGCCTCGGATTCCGGCTCGGGATCGTCGCGTTCGGCGGCGCGATCGCGCTCGTCGCGGCGGCCGCGCTCGGCGGGATGAACCGCGTGCTCGCGTTCTGGCTCGCGTACATCCTCACGCGTCCGCTCGGCGCGTCGCTTGGCGATTTCCTGTCGCAGGCGCAAGCATACGGCGGCCTCGGGCTCGGCACGATCAGGACGAGCGCCGTGTTTCTCGCGGTGATCGTCGGGCTCGTCGCGGGGCTGAGCGTCGTCGCCGCGCGCGCGGGCCGGCCAGGCGCACCGGCGCGCGGACGCTGA
- a CDS encoding ABC transporter permease has product MTPPLKDAAPLARPAVSGGSDEPPAVRRPRRAPFDWLAAAQWAVTLALCAFLIVPVAMSVLAGLTVNYFRGPSSGLTLRWLGEVWAQYHGSVFLSLEVALATLAVTLVAGVPAGYALARSRSRASRVIEEALVLPVALPGLASALALLSVYGSFAALRTSMWFIVVGHVVFTLPFMVRAVAAVAARADLRTLEEGAASLGASFATRFATIVLPNLRPGIVAGALAVLTLSIGEFNLTWMLHTPDTKTLPVGLADTYASLRLEIGSAYTILFLLMTLPLLVAMQRLGVEPAGARGDARKRR; this is encoded by the coding sequence ATGACGCCCCCCCTGAAGGACGCAGCCCCGCTCGCCCGCCCCGCCGTCTCGGGCGGCTCCGACGAGCCGCCCGCGGTCCGCCGCCCGCGCCGCGCGCCGTTCGACTGGCTCGCCGCCGCGCAATGGGCGGTCACGCTCGCGCTGTGCGCGTTCCTGATCGTGCCCGTCGCGATGTCGGTGCTCGCCGGGCTCACGGTCAACTATTTCCGCGGGCCGTCGAGCGGGCTCACGCTGCGCTGGCTCGGCGAAGTGTGGGCGCAATATCACGGCTCGGTGTTCCTGTCGCTCGAAGTCGCGCTCGCGACGCTCGCCGTCACGCTCGTCGCGGGCGTGCCCGCCGGCTACGCGCTCGCGCGCAGCCGCAGCCGCGCCTCGCGCGTCATCGAAGAGGCGCTCGTGCTGCCCGTCGCGCTGCCGGGCCTCGCATCCGCGCTCGCGCTGCTCTCCGTCTACGGCAGCTTCGCCGCATTGCGCACGAGCATGTGGTTCATCGTCGTCGGCCACGTGGTGTTCACGCTGCCGTTCATGGTCCGCGCGGTCGCGGCCGTCGCCGCGCGCGCCGATCTGCGCACGCTCGAAGAAGGCGCGGCGAGCCTCGGCGCATCGTTCGCCACGCGCTTTGCAACGATCGTGCTGCCGAACCTGCGCCCCGGCATCGTCGCGGGCGCGCTTGCGGTGCTCACGCTGTCGATCGGCGAATTCAACCTCACGTGGATGCTGCACACGCCCGACACAAAGACGCTGCCCGTCGGCCTCGCCGACACGTACGCGTCGCTGCGCCTCGAAATCGGCAGCGCGTACACGATCCTGTTCCTGCTGATGACGCTGCCGCTGCTCGTCGCGATGCAGCGGCTCGGCGTCGAGCCGGCCGGCGCGCGCGGCGACGCGCGCAAGCGCCGCTGA
- a CDS encoding ABC transporter permease, translating to MSDLTFPSRWRIALVAPALAVFVAFWLLPMVSLVRVSANGAFVDTYLALLSNPRYMKSLASTVALSAAVTLATLALSTIAGLLLARRTFAGKRTLIALLTFPLAFPGVVVGFMVIMLAGRQGLIGMLSQKLAGDRWVFAYSVAGLFVGYLYFSIPRVIVTVIAAASKLDPSLEEAARSLGASRWHVLRDIVLPALAPGLVAAGAICFATAMGAFGTAFTLATDLDVLPMTIYTEFTLNANIATAAGLSIVLGIVTWAVLALARNLTGQATAASA from the coding sequence ATGTCCGATCTCACGTTCCCGTCGCGCTGGCGCATCGCGCTCGTCGCGCCCGCGCTCGCCGTGTTCGTCGCGTTCTGGCTGCTGCCGATGGTCTCGCTCGTGCGGGTGTCGGCGAACGGCGCGTTCGTCGACACCTATCTCGCGCTGCTGTCGAACCCGCGCTACATGAAGAGCCTCGCGTCGACGGTCGCGCTGTCCGCGGCCGTCACGCTCGCGACGCTCGCGCTGTCGACGATCGCGGGCCTCTTGCTCGCGCGCCGCACGTTCGCGGGCAAGCGCACGCTGATCGCGCTGCTCACGTTTCCGCTCGCGTTTCCGGGCGTCGTCGTCGGCTTCATGGTGATCATGCTCGCCGGGCGGCAGGGCTTGATCGGCATGCTGTCGCAAAAGCTCGCCGGCGATCGCTGGGTGTTCGCGTATTCGGTCGCGGGCCTGTTCGTCGGCTATCTGTATTTCTCGATTCCGCGCGTAATCGTCACCGTCATCGCGGCGGCGTCGAAGCTCGATCCGTCGCTCGAGGAGGCGGCGCGCTCGCTCGGCGCGTCGCGCTGGCACGTGCTGCGCGACATCGTGCTGCCCGCGCTCGCGCCGGGCCTCGTCGCCGCGGGCGCGATCTGCTTCGCGACCGCGATGGGCGCGTTCGGCACCGCGTTTACGCTCGCGACCGATCTCGACGTGCTGCCGATGACGATCTACACCGAGTTCACGCTGAACGCGAACATCGCGACGGCGGCCGGCTTGTCGATCGTGCTCGGGATCGTCACGTGGGCGGTGCTGGCGCTCGCCCGGAATCTGACGGGCCAGGCGACGGCCGCATCCGCGTGA
- a CDS encoding phosphodiesterase → MLLAHISDLHIKRPGALAYRRVDTAAHLARCVARLNALEPRPDAVLVTGDLTDFGDDDEYAHLKSLLAPLAMPYYLIVGNHDDRAALRRAFPWRAELQSGAFVQYALDLGPLRVIALDSQIPGASGGTLCDARLAWLAGQLDAARDRPVIVALHHPPFACGIGHMDAMRLAPDASSRLDALLRRFPNVERVLCGHVHRTMFARFGGTIASAVPAPAHQVTFDLRDGGPSSFSMEPPAFAVHRYAPGAGLASHHVYVDASDGPHPFFEPTGALID, encoded by the coding sequence ATGCTGCTTGCCCACATCAGCGATCTGCACATCAAGCGGCCGGGCGCGCTCGCGTATCGGCGCGTCGACACGGCCGCGCATCTCGCGCGCTGCGTCGCGCGGCTGAACGCGCTCGAGCCGCGCCCGGACGCGGTGCTCGTCACGGGCGACCTGACCGACTTCGGCGACGACGACGAATACGCGCATCTGAAATCGCTGCTCGCGCCGCTCGCGATGCCGTACTACCTCATCGTCGGCAACCACGACGATCGCGCGGCGCTGCGGCGCGCGTTCCCCTGGCGCGCGGAGCTGCAGTCGGGCGCGTTCGTCCAGTACGCGCTCGATCTCGGGCCGCTGCGCGTGATCGCGCTCGATTCGCAGATTCCGGGCGCGAGCGGCGGCACGCTGTGCGACGCGCGGCTCGCGTGGCTCGCCGGCCAGCTCGACGCCGCGCGCGATCGCCCCGTGATCGTCGCGCTCCATCATCCTCCGTTCGCGTGCGGCATCGGCCACATGGATGCGATGCGGCTCGCCCCGGACGCGTCGAGCCGGCTCGATGCGCTGCTGCGCCGCTTTCCGAACGTCGAGCGCGTGCTGTGCGGGCACGTGCATCGAACGATGTTCGCGCGCTTCGGCGGCACGATCGCATCGGCCGTGCCCGCGCCCGCGCATCAGGTCACGTTCGATCTGCGCGACGGCGGGCCATCGTCGTTCTCGATGGAGCCGCCCGCGTTCGCCGTGCATCGCTATGCGCCGGGCGCCGGGCTCGCGTCGCATCACGTGTACGTCGATGCGAGCGACGGGCCGCATCCGTTCTTCGAGCCGACGGGGGCGCTGATCGATTGA